A single region of the Polyodon spathula isolate WHYD16114869_AA chromosome 12, ASM1765450v1, whole genome shotgun sequence genome encodes:
- the LOC121324530 gene encoding apoptosis-resistant E3 ubiquitin protein ligase 1-like isoform X2: MDRLFLLTFGLCSVVWVLFWEVKWKKAKENLIEEWLHGNRLSEYRHLFEDIQSLEELTLCVLSRLEEALHKTQHWQEIEDAQSQLVHDFAFQEWLFSQGLEHYYHILKALGCSSLDDLAQFDSQLQLSLAAWGYYYEDYIKLTTGVQVLQAARGHHDQDYETRLVHSLAQRRMNEKWSIAGALIFGCTVALCFLIRDLMFYVIGGITVSIIAFVFTIKFLCELAARVVSFLQNEDRGRRGDHTIYDYVRGNYLDPRSCKVTWDWKDPQEVGHTMTFRVYLFYKNGQPFPANRPVGLRVQISHVELALDIPVTQEVLQEPSLNVVKVVFTVRKAGRYEITVKLRGLNVAYSPYYKIFQPGTVVPSKTKIAYHFSTLVLTIAQQHTMQIEPRDEYGNPTSNSVSLIDEDNYSVQVHELGTQNEENPENYYSKSVSSSKLQCQVLLRLTIRKKGCFHACISYHNQPISNGEFDIIVLNENEKNTVEKSVSTPGMSIYFEAYLYSTGNYSNSTWQLFPSALLVSQRRPSTANEEEDEEWDSPSEGTLDKVKKPKKVFCYISPKQLSVKEFYLKIIPWRLFTFRVCPGTKFSYHGPDPIHKHLTLVVDDGMQPPVELGCKDRNIMAATFIRFLHKNIGSETFQDKVNFFQRELRQLHSKRPRNKTCLKISRHSLLDSSLKVTRNFSVSDWSKIFEVVFQDEEALDWGGPRREWFELVCKSLFDTSNELFTRFSDNNQGLVHPNADRPPHLRLKVYEFAGKVVGKCLYESAMGGSYKQLVRARFSRSFLAQIIGLRMTYKYFETDDQEFYKTKVCFILNNDVSEMDLVFAEEKYNKSGQLEKVVELISGGAQIPVTNENKMFYLNLLAQYRLANQVREEVEHFLKGLNELVPENLLAIFDENELELLMCGTGDINALDFKAHSVIVGGSWHFKEKVMKWFWAVVSSFTQEELARLLQFTTGSSQLPPGGFAVLCPSFQIIAAPTHSTLPTAHTCFNQLCLPTYDSYEELHKMLKLAISEGSEGFGML; the protein is encoded by the exons ATGGACCGACTCTTCCTGCTCACTTTTGGCCTGTGCTCTGTTGTGTGGGTTCTTTTCTGGGAAGTCAAGTGgaagaaagcaaaagaaaatctGATCGAAGAATGGCTCCATGGCAACAGACTTTCCGAATACAGACACCTCTTTGAAG ATATCCAGTCCTTGGAAGAGCTGACTTTATGTGTCTTGTCCCGTTTGGAGGAAGCTCTGCATAAGACCCAGCATTGGCAGGAAATTGAGGATGCACAAAGCCAGCTAGTCCATGACTTTGCTTTTCAGGAGTGGCTCTTCTCTCAAGGTCTTGAGCACTATTACCACAT attaaaagCCTTGGGGTGCAGCAGCCTGGATGATTTAGCCCAGTTTGATAGCCAGCTACAGTTATCACTGGCTGCCTGGGGGTACTATTACGAAGATTATATCAAACTGACGACCGGCGTGCAGGTCCTGCAAGCTGCGAGGGGACACCACGATCAAGACTACGAGACTAGGCTGGTCCACAGCTTGGCTCAAAGACGAATGAATGAAAAGTGGTCTATAG ctggaGCACTGATTTTTGGCTGTACTGTTGCACTGTGCTTTCTCATAAGGGACCTCATGTTTTACGTGATTG GTGGAATTACAGTTTCTATTATAGCGTTTGTCTTCACAATTAAGTTTCTGTGTGAACTTGCGGCTAGAGTCGTCAGCTTTCTTCAGAATGAAGACCGTGGCCGAAGAGGAGATCACACCATCTACGACTACGTTCGTGGCAATTACCTTGATCCGAGGTCGTGCAAGGTGACATGGGACTGGAAGGATCCACAAGAAGTGGGACACACTATGACCTTCAGAGTTTAC CTGTTCTATAAAAATGGGCAGCCATTTCCAGCAAACCGGCCCGTGGGTTTGCGAGTCCAAATCTCCCATGTAGAGTTGGCTCTGGATATTCCTGTGACTCAAGAAGTGCTTCAGGAACCCAGTTTGAATGTGGTTAAGGTCGTCTTCACAGTACGAAAAGCAGGCCGCTACGAAATAACTGTCAAGCTAAGGGGGCTGAATGTGGCTTATAGTCcttattacaaaatatttcagccag GTACAGTCGTTCCATCAAAAACTAAGATTGCATACCATTTTTCCACATTGGTTTTGACAATTGCACAGCAGCATACAATGCAAATTGAACCCAGGGATGAGTATGGCAATCCCACCAGTAATTCTGTATCCCTAATTGATGAAGATAACTACAGTGTGCAAGTCCATGAG CTTGGGACCCAAAATGAGGAGAACCCAGAGAATTACTATAGCAAATCAGTATCGTCCAGTAAGTTGCAGTGCCAGGTGTTGCTGAGACTGACCATCAGGAAGAAGGGCTGTTTCCATGCCTGTATCTCCTACCATAATCAACCGATCAGCAATGGAGAGTTTGACATCATTGTTCTCAATG AGAATGAAAAGAACACTGTAGAAAAGAGTGTCTCTACACCGGGAATGAGTATTTACTTTGAGGCCTACCTTTACAGCACAGGGAATTATTCTAACTCTACGTGGCAGTTATTCCCCTCTGCACTGCTGGTCTCACAGCGGCGCCCATCAACTGCCAACGAGGAAGAGGACGAGGAGTGGGACTCCCCTTCTGAGGGAACACTGGACAAAGTGAAGAAACCAAAAAAGGTGTTTTGTTACATATCACCAAAG CAACTCTCCGTGAAGGAATTTTACCTGAAAATTATTCCATGGCGACTTTTTACCTTCAGAGTATGTCCAGGAACGAAG TTTTCATACCACGGCCCTGATCCCATTCACAAACACCTGACTCTGGTGGTGGACGATGGGATGCAGCCACCAGTAGAGCTCGGCTGCAAAGACAGAAACATCATGGCTGCAACATTCATAAGGTTTCTGCACAAAAACATAG GCTCGGAAACTTTCCAGGACAAGGTGAACTTCTTTCAGAGAGAACTCCGGCAGTTGCATTCAAAAAGACCTCGCAACAAGACATGCTTGAAGATCAGTCGACATTCTCTCCTTGATTCA TCTCTGAAAGTGACACGAAACTTCTCAGTGTCGGACTGGAGCAAGATCTTTGAAGTTGTTTTCCAAGATGAAGAAG CGCTTGACTGGGGTGGGCCCAGAAGAGAGTGGTTTGAGCTGGTCTGCAAATCACTTTTCGACACATCCAATGAGCTGTTCACACGCTTCAGTGATAACAACCAGGGCTTG GTCCACCCGAATGCAGACCGTCCCCCTCATCTCAGACTGAAGGTGTACGAGTTTGCTGGGAAAGTGGTTGGAAAGTGCTTGTACGAGTCAGCCATGGGTGGGTCATACAAACAGCTGGTACGAGCGAGGTTTTCACGTTCCTTCCTGGCTCAGATCATAGGCCTACGGATGACCTACAAG TACTTTGAAACAGATGATCAGGAATTCTACAAAACCAAAGTTTGCTTCATTCTCAATAACGATGTCAGTGAAATGGACCTTGTCTTTGCTGAGGAGAAATACAACAAATCAGGGCAACTGGAGAAG GTGGTGGAGCTAATATCTGGTGGTGCTCAGATCCCAGTTACCAATGAGAACAAGATGTTCTACCTGAACCTCCTAGCACAGTACAGGCTGGCCAACCAGGTCAGAGAGGAGGTGGAACACTTCCTAAAGG gtttgaaTGAATTGGTTCCTGAAAACCTCTTGGCCATATTCGATGAAAATGAGTTAGAG CTGCTGATGTGTGGCACAGGAGATATCAATGCCTTGGATTTTAAAGCCCATTCTGTGATTGTGGGAGGATCTTGGCACTTCAAAGAGAAG GTAATGAAGTGGTTTTGGGCTGTAGTGTCGAGTTTTACCCAGGAAGAACTAGCTCGTTTACTGCAGTTCACAACCGGCTCTTCGCAGCTTCCTCCCGGAGGCTTTGCCGTGCTGTGCCCTTCTTTCCAGATCATAGCTGcacccacacacagcacactgccaacTGCACACACCTG TTTTAACCAGCTGTGCCTCCCTACCTATGACTCCTATGAGGAGCTGCACAAAATGCTGAAGCTGGCCATCAGTGAGGGAAGTGAAGGGTTTGGAATGCTATGA
- the LOC121323953 gene encoding rRNA-processing protein FCF1 homolog produces MMGKQKKTKKYATMKRMISLRDQRINEKDRAKTRKKIKEDTSAIKEREVTKYPSCLFFQYNTQLGPPYHILVDTNFINFSIKAKLDIVQSMMDCLYAKCIPCITDCVMAEIEKLGKKYRVALRIAKDPRFERLPCTHKGTYADDCLVQRVTQHKCYIIATVDRDLKRRIRKIPGVPIMYISNHRYNIERMPDDYGAPRF; encoded by the exons ATGATG ggaaaacaaaagaaaacgaaGAAATATGCTACGATGAAGCGGATGATTAGCCTGAGGGATCAGAGAAT AAATGAAAAGGACAGAGCCAAAACCCGAAAGAAAATAAAGGAAGACACTTCTGCAATAAAAGAAAGAGAAGT TACCAAGTACCCCTCCTGCCTCTTCTTCCAGTATAACACGCAGCTGGGGCCCCCTTACCACATCCTGGTTGATACTAACTTCATCAACTTTTCCATTAAAGCAAAACTCGATATTGTGCAATCCATGATGGACTGTCTGTATGCTAAAT gcaTTCCATGTATCACAGACTGTGTAATGGCTGAGATTGAGAAACTGGGAAAGAAATACAGAGTTGCACTCAG GATAGCCAAAGATCCACGGTTTGAGCGCTTGCCGTGCACGCACAAAGGGACGTATGCTGACGACTGCTTAGTCCAAAGGGTCACACAG caCAAGTGTTACATCATAGCCACGGTGGACAGAGATTTAAAAAGAAGAATTCGCAAAATCCCAGGCGTCCCTATTATGTACATCTCTAACCACAG GTATAATATTGAAAGAATGCCAGATGATTACGGTGCTCCAAGATTCTAA
- the LOC121324530 gene encoding apoptosis-resistant E3 ubiquitin protein ligase 1-like isoform X1, giving the protein MDRLFLLTFGLCSVVWVLFWEVKWKKAKENLIEEWLHGNRLSEYRHLFEDIQSLEELTLCVLSRLEEALHKTQHWQEIEDAQSQLVHDFAFQEWLFSQGLEHYYHILKALGCSSLDDLAQFDSQLQLSLAAWGYYYEDYIKLTTGVQVLQAARGHHDQDYETRLVHSLAQRRMNEKWSIAGALIFGCTVALCFLIRDLMFYVIGGITVSIIAFVFTIKFLCELAARVVSFLQNEDRGRRGDHTIYDYVRGNYLDPRSCKVTWDWKDPQEVGHTMTFRVYLFYKNGQPFPANRPVGLRVQISHVELALDIPVTQEVLQEPSLNVVKVVFTVRKAGRYEITVKLRGLNVAYSPYYKIFQPGTVVPSKTKIAYHFSTLVLTIAQQHTMQIEPRDEYGNPTSNSVSLIDEDNYSVQVHELGTQNEENPENYYSKSVSSSKLQCQVLLRLTIRKKGCFHACISYHNQPISNGEFDIIVLNENEKNTVEKSVSTPGMSIYFEAYLYSTGNYSNSTWQLFPSALLVSQRRPSTANEEEDEEWDSPSEGTLDKVKKPKKVFCYISPKQLSVKEFYLKIIPWRLFTFRVCPGTKFSYHGPDPIHKHLTLVVDDGMQPPVELGCKDRNIMAATFIRFLHKNIGGSETFQDKVNFFQRELRQLHSKRPRNKTCLKISRHSLLDSSLKVTRNFSVSDWSKIFEVVFQDEEALDWGGPRREWFELVCKSLFDTSNELFTRFSDNNQGLVHPNADRPPHLRLKVYEFAGKVVGKCLYESAMGGSYKQLVRARFSRSFLAQIIGLRMTYKYFETDDQEFYKTKVCFILNNDVSEMDLVFAEEKYNKSGQLEKVVELISGGAQIPVTNENKMFYLNLLAQYRLANQVREEVEHFLKGLNELVPENLLAIFDENELELLMCGTGDINALDFKAHSVIVGGSWHFKEKVMKWFWAVVSSFTQEELARLLQFTTGSSQLPPGGFAVLCPSFQIIAAPTHSTLPTAHTCFNQLCLPTYDSYEELHKMLKLAISEGSEGFGML; this is encoded by the exons ATGGACCGACTCTTCCTGCTCACTTTTGGCCTGTGCTCTGTTGTGTGGGTTCTTTTCTGGGAAGTCAAGTGgaagaaagcaaaagaaaatctGATCGAAGAATGGCTCCATGGCAACAGACTTTCCGAATACAGACACCTCTTTGAAG ATATCCAGTCCTTGGAAGAGCTGACTTTATGTGTCTTGTCCCGTTTGGAGGAAGCTCTGCATAAGACCCAGCATTGGCAGGAAATTGAGGATGCACAAAGCCAGCTAGTCCATGACTTTGCTTTTCAGGAGTGGCTCTTCTCTCAAGGTCTTGAGCACTATTACCACAT attaaaagCCTTGGGGTGCAGCAGCCTGGATGATTTAGCCCAGTTTGATAGCCAGCTACAGTTATCACTGGCTGCCTGGGGGTACTATTACGAAGATTATATCAAACTGACGACCGGCGTGCAGGTCCTGCAAGCTGCGAGGGGACACCACGATCAAGACTACGAGACTAGGCTGGTCCACAGCTTGGCTCAAAGACGAATGAATGAAAAGTGGTCTATAG ctggaGCACTGATTTTTGGCTGTACTGTTGCACTGTGCTTTCTCATAAGGGACCTCATGTTTTACGTGATTG GTGGAATTACAGTTTCTATTATAGCGTTTGTCTTCACAATTAAGTTTCTGTGTGAACTTGCGGCTAGAGTCGTCAGCTTTCTTCAGAATGAAGACCGTGGCCGAAGAGGAGATCACACCATCTACGACTACGTTCGTGGCAATTACCTTGATCCGAGGTCGTGCAAGGTGACATGGGACTGGAAGGATCCACAAGAAGTGGGACACACTATGACCTTCAGAGTTTAC CTGTTCTATAAAAATGGGCAGCCATTTCCAGCAAACCGGCCCGTGGGTTTGCGAGTCCAAATCTCCCATGTAGAGTTGGCTCTGGATATTCCTGTGACTCAAGAAGTGCTTCAGGAACCCAGTTTGAATGTGGTTAAGGTCGTCTTCACAGTACGAAAAGCAGGCCGCTACGAAATAACTGTCAAGCTAAGGGGGCTGAATGTGGCTTATAGTCcttattacaaaatatttcagccag GTACAGTCGTTCCATCAAAAACTAAGATTGCATACCATTTTTCCACATTGGTTTTGACAATTGCACAGCAGCATACAATGCAAATTGAACCCAGGGATGAGTATGGCAATCCCACCAGTAATTCTGTATCCCTAATTGATGAAGATAACTACAGTGTGCAAGTCCATGAG CTTGGGACCCAAAATGAGGAGAACCCAGAGAATTACTATAGCAAATCAGTATCGTCCAGTAAGTTGCAGTGCCAGGTGTTGCTGAGACTGACCATCAGGAAGAAGGGCTGTTTCCATGCCTGTATCTCCTACCATAATCAACCGATCAGCAATGGAGAGTTTGACATCATTGTTCTCAATG AGAATGAAAAGAACACTGTAGAAAAGAGTGTCTCTACACCGGGAATGAGTATTTACTTTGAGGCCTACCTTTACAGCACAGGGAATTATTCTAACTCTACGTGGCAGTTATTCCCCTCTGCACTGCTGGTCTCACAGCGGCGCCCATCAACTGCCAACGAGGAAGAGGACGAGGAGTGGGACTCCCCTTCTGAGGGAACACTGGACAAAGTGAAGAAACCAAAAAAGGTGTTTTGTTACATATCACCAAAG CAACTCTCCGTGAAGGAATTTTACCTGAAAATTATTCCATGGCGACTTTTTACCTTCAGAGTATGTCCAGGAACGAAG TTTTCATACCACGGCCCTGATCCCATTCACAAACACCTGACTCTGGTGGTGGACGATGGGATGCAGCCACCAGTAGAGCTCGGCTGCAAAGACAGAAACATCATGGCTGCAACATTCATAAGGTTTCTGCACAAAAACATAG GAGGCTCGGAAACTTTCCAGGACAAGGTGAACTTCTTTCAGAGAGAACTCCGGCAGTTGCATTCAAAAAGACCTCGCAACAAGACATGCTTGAAGATCAGTCGACATTCTCTCCTTGATTCA TCTCTGAAAGTGACACGAAACTTCTCAGTGTCGGACTGGAGCAAGATCTTTGAAGTTGTTTTCCAAGATGAAGAAG CGCTTGACTGGGGTGGGCCCAGAAGAGAGTGGTTTGAGCTGGTCTGCAAATCACTTTTCGACACATCCAATGAGCTGTTCACACGCTTCAGTGATAACAACCAGGGCTTG GTCCACCCGAATGCAGACCGTCCCCCTCATCTCAGACTGAAGGTGTACGAGTTTGCTGGGAAAGTGGTTGGAAAGTGCTTGTACGAGTCAGCCATGGGTGGGTCATACAAACAGCTGGTACGAGCGAGGTTTTCACGTTCCTTCCTGGCTCAGATCATAGGCCTACGGATGACCTACAAG TACTTTGAAACAGATGATCAGGAATTCTACAAAACCAAAGTTTGCTTCATTCTCAATAACGATGTCAGTGAAATGGACCTTGTCTTTGCTGAGGAGAAATACAACAAATCAGGGCAACTGGAGAAG GTGGTGGAGCTAATATCTGGTGGTGCTCAGATCCCAGTTACCAATGAGAACAAGATGTTCTACCTGAACCTCCTAGCACAGTACAGGCTGGCCAACCAGGTCAGAGAGGAGGTGGAACACTTCCTAAAGG gtttgaaTGAATTGGTTCCTGAAAACCTCTTGGCCATATTCGATGAAAATGAGTTAGAG CTGCTGATGTGTGGCACAGGAGATATCAATGCCTTGGATTTTAAAGCCCATTCTGTGATTGTGGGAGGATCTTGGCACTTCAAAGAGAAG GTAATGAAGTGGTTTTGGGCTGTAGTGTCGAGTTTTACCCAGGAAGAACTAGCTCGTTTACTGCAGTTCACAACCGGCTCTTCGCAGCTTCCTCCCGGAGGCTTTGCCGTGCTGTGCCCTTCTTTCCAGATCATAGCTGcacccacacacagcacactgccaacTGCACACACCTG TTTTAACCAGCTGTGCCTCCCTACCTATGACTCCTATGAGGAGCTGCACAAAATGCTGAAGCTGGCCATCAGTGAGGGAAGTGAAGGGTTTGGAATGCTATGA